One Paracidovorax avenae ATCC 19860 genomic region harbors:
- a CDS encoding sulfite exporter TauE/SafE family protein, with translation MHDLAFVFAGFAVGLIVGLTGVGGGSLMTPVLIFFFGVKPHLAIGTDLLFAAFTKMGGTVSLARQRLVPWRVVALLCAGSIPSALLALWALRTIGPASATAQHLMTTTLGGALLLTAAATLYKAFVFSPARQAAERAARQSEGAQADRPRHWSLPVLLGALIGTLVTFTSVGAGAIGVTVLLMVFPLLPLPRVIAADIAYAVPLTLVAGLGHASLGSVDWPLLAQLLAGSLPGIWLGSRLVSRAPERFIRSALSVLLAWAGAKLVLI, from the coding sequence ATGCATGACCTTGCGTTCGTTTTCGCGGGATTCGCGGTGGGCCTGATCGTCGGCCTCACCGGGGTCGGCGGCGGCTCCCTGATGACGCCCGTGCTGATCTTCTTCTTCGGCGTCAAGCCCCACCTGGCCATCGGCACGGACCTGCTGTTCGCCGCCTTCACCAAGATGGGCGGGACGGTGAGCCTGGCCCGCCAGCGCCTCGTGCCCTGGCGCGTGGTGGCCCTGCTGTGCGCGGGCAGCATCCCCTCGGCCCTCCTGGCCCTCTGGGCGCTGCGCACCATCGGCCCGGCCAGCGCCACCGCGCAGCACCTGATGACCACCACCCTGGGCGGCGCCCTGCTGCTCACGGCCGCGGCCACGCTGTACAAGGCCTTCGTCTTCTCCCCGGCGCGCCAGGCCGCCGAACGCGCCGCCCGCCAGAGCGAAGGCGCCCAGGCCGACCGCCCCCGCCACTGGAGCCTGCCCGTGCTGCTGGGCGCGCTGATCGGCACGCTGGTCACCTTCACGTCCGTGGGCGCCGGCGCGATCGGGGTCACCGTGCTGCTGATGGTGTTCCCCCTGCTGCCGCTGCCGCGCGTGATCGCCGCGGACATCGCCTATGCCGTGCCGCTGACGCTGGTGGCGGGGCTGGGCCATGCCAGCCTCGGCTCCGTGGACTGGCCGCTTCTCGCACAATTGCTGGCCGGCTCGCTGCCGGGCATCTGGCTGGGCTCGCGGCTCGTCTCCCGCGCGCCGGAGCGGTTCATCCGCTCGGCCCTTTCCGTGCTGCTCGCCTGGGCGGGCGCCAAACTGGTTCTGATCTGA
- a CDS encoding MFS transporter, whose amino-acid sequence MNDTTPPALPPAASAGTDSFSWRRIALPAFGPSLLFGVGEGAILPIVPLLARELGASVSMAAFVVTLIGLGSLLNNIPASYITIRWGERWAIVAAGLWSAIGMALAVLLPGVVPLAIGCCMVGMSQAIYNLARQSYLTEAVPAAYRARALSTLGGVMRIGMFIGPFLSAAAVHAFGLKAAFAVGIAGVLAAAAVGARLPDLVAPPHPAGAPAPAPVGLGSILADHRRVFLTLGLGVALVSAVRASRQAVIPLWADHLLLAPAVTSVIYGIAGGIEMLLFYPAGRVMDLKGRRWVAVPSMAIIGLALLAMPFTGGFATLLIAATAIGFGNGIGSGLIMTLGADFAPRHGRQYFLAVWRFLSDLGGSCGPALLSALVATASLAGGIAVTGLLSLAAAAMLGVWIPARKAKAGPHTP is encoded by the coding sequence ATGAATGACACCACGCCCCCCGCTTTGCCTCCTGCCGCCAGTGCCGGCACCGATTCCTTTTCCTGGCGCCGGATCGCGCTGCCGGCCTTCGGGCCGTCGCTGCTGTTCGGGGTGGGCGAGGGGGCCATCCTGCCGATCGTGCCCCTGCTGGCCCGGGAACTGGGCGCATCGGTCTCGATGGCGGCGTTCGTGGTCACGCTGATCGGGCTGGGCTCGCTGCTGAACAATATCCCCGCGTCGTACATCACGATACGCTGGGGCGAGCGCTGGGCGATCGTCGCCGCAGGCCTGTGGAGCGCGATCGGCATGGCGCTGGCCGTGCTGCTGCCGGGTGTCGTGCCGCTGGCGATCGGCTGCTGCATGGTGGGCATGTCGCAGGCCATCTACAACCTGGCCCGCCAGAGCTACCTGACCGAGGCCGTGCCGGCCGCCTACCGCGCCCGGGCCCTGTCCACCCTGGGCGGGGTGATGCGCATCGGCATGTTCATCGGGCCGTTTCTTTCCGCGGCGGCGGTGCATGCCTTCGGGCTGAAGGCCGCCTTCGCCGTCGGTATCGCGGGCGTGCTCGCGGCGGCGGCCGTCGGGGCCCGCCTGCCGGACCTCGTGGCCCCGCCCCATCCCGCGGGCGCGCCGGCCCCGGCACCCGTGGGCCTGGGTTCCATCCTGGCGGACCACCGCCGGGTGTTCCTGACCCTGGGGCTCGGGGTGGCGCTGGTGAGTGCGGTGCGCGCCTCGCGCCAGGCGGTGATCCCGCTGTGGGCGGACCACCTGCTGCTGGCACCGGCAGTCACTTCGGTGATCTACGGCATCGCCGGGGGCATCGAGATGCTGCTGTTCTACCCGGCCGGGCGGGTCATGGACCTCAAGGGCCGCCGCTGGGTGGCCGTGCCGTCGATGGCGATCATCGGGCTCGCATTGCTGGCGATGCCCTTCACCGGCGGTTTCGCGACGCTGCTGATCGCCGCGACGGCGATCGGTTTCGGCAACGGCATCGGCTCGGGCCTGATCATGACGCTGGGGGCGGACTTCGCGCCGCGCCATGGCCGCCAGTACTTCCTGGCCGTGTGGCGCTTCCTGTCGGACCTGGGCGGCTCCTGCGGGCCGGCGCTGCTGTCGGCGCTGGTGGCCACCGCCTCGTTGGCGGGCGGCATCGCGGTCACCGGGTTGCTGTCGCTCGCGGCGGCGGCGATGCTCGGCGTGTGGATTCCGGCGCGCAAGGCGAAGGCCGGTCCGCACACTCCTTGA
- a CDS encoding GNAT family N-acetyltransferase: MQWSQCEIPSPRLLLKPFSPADADEAFACITPTLTRYMSFDPPPSASAFETIWRRWLDDIAAGRDFVFAIRSRSTQAFIGLCGLHRTFEPEPELGIWVRESEHGHAYGREAVAAVFAWGAKHFAPAAFTYPVAQANTPSRRIAESLGGVPVAHRPGTKYDTVVYRIPAGR; the protein is encoded by the coding sequence GTGCAATGGAGCCAGTGTGAAATCCCCTCGCCACGGCTGCTGCTGAAGCCGTTCTCGCCCGCGGATGCCGATGAGGCGTTCGCGTGCATCACCCCGACGCTGACGCGCTACATGTCGTTCGACCCGCCCCCTTCGGCGTCGGCGTTCGAAACCATCTGGCGCAGATGGCTGGATGACATCGCGGCAGGACGGGATTTCGTTTTCGCGATACGGAGCCGCTCCACGCAGGCCTTCATCGGGCTGTGCGGCCTGCACCGTACCTTCGAGCCGGAACCTGAACTGGGCATCTGGGTGCGGGAGAGCGAGCACGGCCATGCCTACGGCCGCGAGGCCGTGGCAGCGGTCTTCGCCTGGGGTGCGAAGCACTTCGCCCCCGCCGCTTTCACCTACCCTGTCGCGCAGGCCAATACGCCCAGCCGCCGCATCGCCGAATCGCTCGGCGGTGTCCCCGTTGCCCACCGGCCGGGAACGAAGTACGACACCGTGGTCTACCGGATTCCGGCCGGCCGCTGA